The Streptomyces sp. NBC_01463 DNA window CCGCATCGACCCGGCGTACCCGTTGGCCGACCAGCTGGGCGCGCTGAGGCAGTTGCAGGACGAGGGCAAGGTCCGGCACATCGGGCTCTCCGAGGTCTCCGCCGGGCAGTTGCGCGAGGCCGTGGCCATCACTCCGATCGCCGCGGTGAACAACCTCTACAACCTGACCGCCCGGCACTACGATGCGGTGGTCGACCTCACCGCCGAACTCGGCATCGCCTTCCTGCCGTTCTTCCCTGTCGCCATGGGCGGCCACGCAGGCCCGCAGAGCCCGGTGGCCGCTGTGGCGGGCGAACTGGGCGCAACGCCCGCCCAGACCGCCCTGGCCTGGCTGCTGCACCGCTCGCCGACCCTGGTACCGATCCCGGGCACCTCCTCGCCGCGACACCTCGAAGAGAACCTGGCCGCTCTGCGACTACGGCTCTCCGACGACCAGTTCGCCCGGCTCTCCGCGCTCGGCGCCGAGGACGGCACCGCGTGAACGGCGCCGCCCGGACGGAGCAGCGGGACTCCGCGGTACGCCTCCGCGCACCCCGCGGACGACCCCTCCGCCCCTGCGCACCCGGCGCAGCGAACGAAGGGGCCGGTCCCGTTCTCAGCCCTTGACGACCTCCAGCGTCGCGTCGCCGACGACCACGATCTCGTACGGCCGGACCGTGTCCGCCGTGACGCGGAGCGTGCCGCCCTCGCGGACCAGTTCGTACGTGGCGGCGGGGGCGCCCGTGAGGTCGGGGACCGTCACCGTGCGGGTGAAGTCGCCGAGGCCCTCGGGGGCGTACACGCGCAGCTGAAGGTCCTGCGTCCAGTCGCCGTCGGGGCGGGAGGCGTCCGCGCCGAGCGGCAGGACCGCGCCGGGACGGACCAGGAGCGGCAGGCTGTCGAAGCCGTGGGTGCCGTGGTGCCAGGCGGGGCCGGTGACCGTCTCGCCGGTCAGGAAGTGGGTCCAGGTGCCCTCGGGGACGTAGTACTCGACCTGGCCGTCCTCGCTGAAGACCGGGGCCACCAGCAGGTCGGGGCCGAGGAGGTACTGGCGGTCCACCGTGCGGGTCGCCGGGTCGTCGGGGAACTCCAGCAGCATCGGGCGCATGGTGGGGACGCCGGTGCGGTGGGCCTCGACGGCCGCGCCGTACAGGTACGGCATCAGGCGGTGCTTCAGCTCGGTGAACTGCCGGGCGACCGCGACCGCCTCGTCGCCGAACTCCCACGGCACCCGGTAGGACGAGGAGCCGTGCAGCCGGCTGTGCGAGGAGAGCAGGCCGAAGGCGAGCCAGCGCTTGAAGACCGCCGGGTCGGGGGTGCCCTCGAAGCCGCCGATGTCATGGCTCCAGAAGCCGAAGCCGGACAGCGAGAGGGAGAGGCCGCCCCGCAGGGACTCGGCCATCGCCTCGAAGGAGGACCAGCAGTCGCCGCCCCAGTGGACGGGGAACTGCTGGCCGCCGGCGGTGGCGGAGCGGGCGAAGAGGACCGCCTCGCCCTGGCCGCGCTCCTTCTCCAGGATGTCGAAGACGGCCTTGTTGTACAGGTGCGTGTAGTAGTTGTGCATCCGCTCCGGGTCGGAGCCGTCGTGCCAGACGACGTCGGTGGGGATGCGCTCGCCGAAGTCCGTCTTGAAGCCGTCGACGCCCTGGTCGAGGAGGGTCTTCAGTTTGCCCTGGAACCAGGCCGTGGCCTCGGGGTCGGTGAAGTCGACCAGCGCCATGCCGGCCTGCCACTTGTCCCACTGCCAGATGTCGCCCTCGGGGGTGCGGACGAAGTAGCCCTTCTCCGCGCCCTCCGCGTACAGGGCGCTCTTCTGCGCGATGTACGGGTTGATCCAGACGCAGATCTTCAGGCCCTTGTCCTTGAGCCGGGCGAGCATCCCGACCGGGTCGGGGAAGGTGTCCGGGTCCCACTCGAAGTCGCACCACTGGTACTCGCGCATCCAGAAGCAGTCGAAGTGGAAGACGGAGAGCGGGATGCCGCGCTCGGCCATGCCGTCGACGAACGAGGTGACGGTCGCCTCGTCGTAGTCGGTGGTGAACGAGGTGGTCAGCCAGAGGCCGAAGGACCAGGCCGGCGGCAGGGCCGGGCGGCCGGTGAGGGCGGTGTAGCGGGTGAGGACGTCCTTGGGCGTGGGGCCCGCGACGACGAAGTACTCCAGGACCTGGTCCTCGACGCTGAACTGCACCTGGCCGACGGCCTCGGAGCCGACCTCGAAGGAGACCTTGCCGGGGTGGTTGACGAAGACGCCGTAGCCGCGCGAGGAGAGGTAGAACGGAACGTTCTTGTAGGCCTGTTCGCTGCTGGTGCCGCCGTCGGCCTGCCACATGTCGACGACCTGGCCGTTCTTGACGTACGGCGTGAACCGCTCGCCGAGGCCGTGGATCGTCTCGCCGACGCCGATCGAGAGCTGCGCCAGCATGTGGTGGCCGCCGTCCGCGACCGTGGCGAAGGCGGTGCCCTTGCGGCCGGCGGCGGTCAGCAGGCGGCCGTCCGCGCCCAGGAACTCCAGGCCGAAGTCGCCCTCGGTGGGGAGCCGGAGGGTGAGGGGGCCGCTGGTGAGTTCGGCGGTGGGGCCGTCGTCGCGGGTGGCGGCCGGGGCGTCCGCGGTGGCGCCGGGAAGGGCGAAGTCCGGGCCGGGGCGGCGCCTGCCGGCGAGGTGGGTGACGCGGACACCGATGACGCCTTCGGCGGGGGCGTAGGCCTCCACCGTGATCAGGGGGGCGTTCAGGGT harbors:
- a CDS encoding aldo/keto reductase — its product is MTNESPTTIRTTFDLGGDLTVRRIGYGAMRLADGPATPGSDPAAAAIWRAPTDRPAAIAQLRRAVEQGVDLIDTADAYALGAGEELIAEALHPYDGVAVATKVGVVRPGPAEWVPLGHPAYLRQQAELSLRRLRVERIDLLQLHRIDPAYPLADQLGALRQLQDEGKVRHIGLSEVSAGQLREAVAITPIAAVNNLYNLTARHYDAVVDLTAELGIAFLPFFPVAMGGHAGPQSPVAAVAGELGATPAQTALAWLLHRSPTLVPIPGTSSPRHLEENLAALRLRLSDDQFARLSALGAEDGTA
- the yicI gene encoding alpha-xylosidase — translated: MKFTDGFWQMRDGVHASYATEIRDLRLDADRLTAHAAVKRVTRRGDTLNAPLITVEAYAPAEGVIGVRVTHLAGRRRPGPDFALPGATADAPAATRDDGPTAELTSGPLTLRLPTEGDFGLEFLGADGRLLTAAGRKGTAFATVADGGHHMLAQLSIGVGETIHGLGERFTPYVKNGQVVDMWQADGGTSSEQAYKNVPFYLSSRGYGVFVNHPGKVSFEVGSEAVGQVQFSVEDQVLEYFVVAGPTPKDVLTRYTALTGRPALPPAWSFGLWLTTSFTTDYDEATVTSFVDGMAERGIPLSVFHFDCFWMREYQWCDFEWDPDTFPDPVGMLARLKDKGLKICVWINPYIAQKSALYAEGAEKGYFVRTPEGDIWQWDKWQAGMALVDFTDPEATAWFQGKLKTLLDQGVDGFKTDFGERIPTDVVWHDGSDPERMHNYYTHLYNKAVFDILEKERGQGEAVLFARSATAGGQQFPVHWGGDCWSSFEAMAESLRGGLSLSLSGFGFWSHDIGGFEGTPDPAVFKRWLAFGLLSSHSRLHGSSSYRVPWEFGDEAVAVARQFTELKHRLMPYLYGAAVEAHRTGVPTMRPMLLEFPDDPATRTVDRQYLLGPDLLVAPVFSEDGQVEYYVPEGTWTHFLTGETVTGPAWHHGTHGFDSLPLLVRPGAVLPLGADASRPDGDWTQDLQLRVYAPEGLGDFTRTVTVPDLTGAPAATYELVREGGTLRVTADTVRPYEIVVVGDATLEVVKG